The DNA segment CGACCTGCTCCATCGGTCGCGCGAGCACGGTGCCGCCGGCGAGTCCCAGCGTCCGCAGGTTGTCGCCGATGGCCCGGGCCGCGGCCCGGTCGGACTCGACGAACAGCGAGCGCGCCGCACCCCTGGACAGCGCCTCGATGCCGACGGCACCCGTGCCGGCGTAGCCGTCGAGCACGGCCAGCCCGTCCAGTGAGCCGAGCATCACGGTGAGGCTGGCGAACAGCGCCTCCCTGGCCCGCTCGGCCGTCGGGCGGCCACGGAACGACTTGGGCACGGCGATGCGGCGCCCGCCAGCGGTGCCGGCGACGATCCTCGTCATGCGTCTATCCTGCACGGTGGGGGCTAGTTCCTGGTCGCTGCCGACTCGCGGAAGGGTCTCCATGACAGTCACCACCCACACGATCGCCGTCCCCGCGCACGCCGCAGGCGCCATCCCGGCTTTCGTCGCGGAACCACCGTCCGGCTCGGGTCCAGGCATCCTGCTGCTGCAGGGGATCTTCGGCGTCAACGGCCACATCCGGCGCCGGGCCGAGCAGCTGGCGGCCCTGGGGTACGTCGTCGTGGCGCCCGAGCTGTACTGGCGGATCGGCCGCGGCATCGAGATCGACGAGGCCGACGGCGACGCGCTCGAACGCGGGCTGGCGTACCGGCGGCAGCTGCAGCTGCCGGTGGCCATCGACGACGCGGTGACGGTGTTCGAGCACCTGCGGTCGATGCCGGGCATCTTCAGGCGCAGCGGCGTGCTCGGCTTCTGCCTCGGCGCGGGCATCGGTTTCGGCGTCGCGACGCACGCCGGTCCCGCGAGCGCGGTGCTCTACTACGGCTCGGACATCCCCGGCCAGCTCGGCCGGGCCGTGCACGTCAGGTGCCCGGTGCTCTTCCACTGGGGCGGCGACGACGACTACATCCCGGAGGAGACCAGGGAGCGCATCACCGGAGCGTTCGCGCAGCGCGACGACGTGGAGAGCTACGTCTACCCCGGTGCGTCGCACGCGTTCGACAACGACCGGTCGCCGGTCTTCTCCCGCCCGGAGCAGGCCGCGCAGGCCTGGCAGCGGACGACCGAGTTCCTCGGCCGCACCCTCCCCGTCGGCCATCACTGAGACCGCGGGTCAGCCCTTCTCCAGGTAGTCGGCGTCCTCGCCGAGCAGTGCCTCGATCTCCTTGGCCAGCTGCGGGTGCTCGGTGAGGTCGGGGTCGGCACGCACCAGCCCGATGGCCTCGTCGCGCGCGGCCTTGATGATGTCCTCGTCGTGCAGCAGGGTGAGCAGCTTCAGGTCGGTGCGGCCGTGCTGCCGGTCGGAGAGGATCGTGCCCTCCTTGCGCTGCGCCAGGTCGAGGCGCGACAGCTCGAAGCCGTCGACCGTGCCTGCCACCGCCGCGAGCCGCTCCCGCGCCGGCGCGTCCGCAGGCGCGTCGGTGACGAGCAGGCACAGCCCGGGCGCGCTGCCCCGGCCGACCCGGCCGCGCAGCTGGTGCAGCTGCGCGACACCGAACCGCTCGGCGTCGAGCACGGCCATGACGGTGGCGTTCGGCACGTCCACACCGACCTCGATGACCGTCGTCGCGACGAGCACGTCGTACTCGCCGGCGGCGAACCGGCGCATGACGGACTCCTTCTCCTCCGCCGGCAACCGGCCGTGCAGCACGCCGAGCCGGAGCCCGGACAGTGGGCCCTCCTCGAGCATGGGTGCGACGTCGAGCACGGCGAGAGCGGGACGCTGCGGCAGGTCGGCCTCGTCGGCCGCGTCGTCGGCGTCACCCGGCTTCTCGTCGCCGATGCGCGGGCACACCACGTACGCCTGGTGCCCCTTCCCCACCTCCTCGCGGATGCGTTCCCAGCACCGCGCGAGGTGCGCCGGCTTCTCCGTCGCGGGCACCACGTGGCTGGCGATCGCCGACCGGCCGGCGGGCAGCTGGCGCAGCGTGGACACGTCGAGGTCGCCGTACACGGTCATCGCGACCGTACGCGGGATCGGCGTCGCGGTCATCACGAGCACGTGCGGCGGCGCGGTGTTCTTCGCGCGCAGTGCGTCGCGTTGCTCGACGCCGAACCGGTGCTGCTCGTCGACGACGACCAGGCCGAGGTCGGCGAACTGCACCTGGTCCTGCAGCAGCGCGTGGGTGCCGACGACGATGCCGGCCTGCCCGGACGCCGCCTCGAGCAGTACCCGCCGGCGCTCTCGCTGCCCCATCGAACCGGTGAGCAGCTCGACCCCCGTGCCGCGCTCGTCGCCGCCGAGCTGGCCGGCGGTCGCCAGCGGGCCGAGCAGGTCGACGATGGACCGGTAGTGCTGCTGCGCGAGCACCTCGGTCGGCGCGAGCAGGGCGGCCTGGCCGCCGGCGTCGACGACGGCGAGCATCGCCCGTACGGCGCAGACGGTCTTGCCGCTGCCCACCTCGCCCTGCAGCAGCCGGTGCATCGGGTGGCTGCGGGCGATGTCGGCGAGGATGGCGTCGCCGACGTCCTGCTGCCCGGCGGTCAGCTCGAACGGCAGCGCGGCGTCGAACGCGGCCAGCAACCCGTCGGCCACCGGCTTGCGGGGCGCGGCAGGCAGCGCCTCCTGCGCCCGCCTGCGGCGGGACAGCTCGACCTCGAGGACGAACGCCTCGTCCCACTTCAGCCGCGCCCGCGCGCGGCCTAGCTCGGTCCAGTCGGCGGGCTGGTGGATGCCGCGCAGCGCGTCCGCCAGGCCGACCAGGCCCTGTCTGCGGCGGACGTCCTCCGGCAGCGGGTCTGCGCCGACGTCGAGGTGGCCGAGCACCAGCTGCACGCTGCCCTGCACCTTCCACGACGGCAGCTTCGCGGTGGCCGGGTACACGGGGATGATCGCGTTCGCGATCTCCTCCACCTGGTCGAGGGACGTGTCCGTGCCGTCGAACAGGTGGCAGTCCGGGTGGCTCAGCTGCCGCTTGCCCTTGAACGTGGACACCTTGCCGGAGAACAGCCCCACCACACCCGCGTGCAGCTGCTTGGCCCGCCACTGCTGGTTGAAGAACGTCAGGTACAGCCGGCCCTGCCCGTCGGTGACGGTGACCTCGACCAGGTTGCGCGGCCGCCGGCCGCCGCCTGCCCGGCCGCCGCGCGGCGCGACGTTCTTCGTCACGGACTGCTCGACCCTGGCCAGCACGGTGACGTGCTCCCCCTCCGACAGGCTGGCGAGGTCGGTCAGCTCGCCGCGCTTGGCGTAGCGGCGCGGGTAGTGGCGCAGCAGGTCGGCGACGGTGCGCAGCTCCAGCTCGTTCGCCAGGGCCGTGGCAGTACGGCCACCCGCGACGGTCTTCAGCTCCGCGTCAAGCGCCGCCACCGCGTACCCTCAGCTCCCTGTCTCGCACTGCCGGACGTCTCCTTACCTACCGTGCCACGCCGTACCGTCAGCGGGCGTCACTCCACTCCGATGAGCAGCGACCCGCCTGGCACCGCGTGCTCGTACCCGACCGCCTCGACCTCGGGCCAGGTAGCGGCGAGGTCCGCGGTGACACCTTCGAGCAGGCCGGCGGGCGCGTCGCACCCGCCGAGCACGGTGACCAGCTCGCGGTCGCCGCCGGCCAGCAGCCGGCGCACCTCCTCGACGGCCTGCCGGCGCGCGTCCGGTCCGCCGGCCTCCGCGTACGCCGTGCCGACCGCGGCCGTGGTCATCGCCACCAGGTCGTCGTCGTACGGCCGCTCCGGCTGGTGCACGGCGAGCGCGGCGAGAGCCTGCACGGCGGCGCGCACCGGCAGCACGGCAACCCGCAGGCCGTCGGCACGCAACCGCTCCGCGGCGCTGTCGAGCACGACCGCCGAGGGCGCGGCATCGGGCACCAGCACGACCTCGGCCGCGCCGCCCACCGCCGTACACACGTCCGCCACGTCCGGCGATGCCTCGCTGCGCATCACCGGCACGGCGCCGCAGCGGCCGTACAGCTCCGCCAGCCGCGCCGTCGCCGCGACGGCCACCACACACCGGCCGCCGGGCCGCGGCTGGTGCGCGTCCGGCAGGTACGTGACCCGCACTCGGTGCGGCCGGCCCGCGGCGAACGCTGCCTCCACCGCCGCGCCGACGTCGTCGACGTGCACGTGCACGTTCCACACGTCGTCGCCGCCGACGACGACCAGCGAGTCGCCGAGCTCCGCCAGCCGCTCCCGCAGTGCGGCGACCGCACCGTCGTCGGCGTCGAGCAGGTACATCACCTCGTACGCGCAGCCGCGCGGCGCGGCGACGCCGGTCGGCACGCCGTGCTCGGGCGCGGGGACCCGTGGCCGGTGCTCGGCGGTCGGCGTCGCGCCGCTGCACACCCTGGCCAGGGCGTCGAGCACCACCACGAGACCGGCGCCGCCGGCGTCCACGACACCGGCCTCGGCCAGCGTGGGCAGCTGACCCGGGGTCGCCAGCAACGCCTGCCACGCACCGTCGGCGGCCGCGGCCACGACCGTCGCGACGTCCGTGCCGGTCGCCGCGGCCGCCGCGGCCTGGGCGACGGTGAGCATGGTGCCCTCGACCGGGTCCCCGACCGCCGCGTACGCCACCGCAGCGGCGTGGTCGAGCGCAATCGCCAGCGACGCACCGTCGGTTGGTGCGTGCTCGGCGACGCCACGCAGCAGCTGGCTGAGGATGACCCCGGAGTTGCCGTGGGCACCGAGCATCGCCGCCCGGGCGAGCGCGGACCAGGTGGCGTCAGGTTCCGCGGTGGCGGCGGCGTCCGCCGCGGCCACCATGGTGAGGTGCAGGTTGGTGCCGGTGTCGGCGTCCGGCACGGGGAACACGTTGAGCGCGTCGATCGCCGCGCGCACCTGGTGCAGGTCGTCCGCCGCCGCGCGGCACCAGCGCCGGACCGCGGCCGCGTCGAGCATCACCTCA comes from the Streptosporangiales bacterium genome and includes:
- the rsmD gene encoding 16S rRNA (guanine(966)-N(2))-methyltransferase RsmD produces the protein MTRIVAGTAGGRRIAVPKSFRGRPTAERAREALFASLTVMLGSLDGLAVLDGYAGTGAVGIEALSRGAARSLFVESDRAAARAIGDNLRTLGLAGGTVLARPMEQVAATAPPGRQPFDVVFLDPPYPTPAAEVHDVVAALWDHGWLAAPAVLVVERPSREDAFPWPDRITPDRSRRYGEATLWYGHAQAG
- a CDS encoding dienelactone hydrolase family protein, whose protein sequence is MRRPPAVPATILVMRLSCTVGASSWSLPTRGRVSMTVTTHTIAVPAHAAGAIPAFVAEPPSGSGPGILLLQGIFGVNGHIRRRAEQLAALGYVVVAPELYWRIGRGIEIDEADGDALERGLAYRRQLQLPVAIDDAVTVFEHLRSMPGIFRRSGVLGFCLGAGIGFGVATHAGPASAVLYYGSDIPGQLGRAVHVRCPVLFHWGGDDDYIPEETRERITGAFAQRDDVESYVYPGASHAFDNDRSPVFSRPEQAAQAWQRTTEFLGRTLPVGHH
- the recG gene encoding ATP-dependent DNA helicase RecG, whose translation is MAALDAELKTVAGGRTATALANELELRTVADLLRHYPRRYAKRGELTDLASLSEGEHVTVLARVEQSVTKNVAPRGGRAGGGRRPRNLVEVTVTDGQGRLYLTFFNQQWRAKQLHAGVVGLFSGKVSTFKGKRQLSHPDCHLFDGTDTSLDQVEEIANAIIPVYPATAKLPSWKVQGSVQLVLGHLDVGADPLPEDVRRRQGLVGLADALRGIHQPADWTELGRARARLKWDEAFVLEVELSRRRRAQEALPAAPRKPVADGLLAAFDAALPFELTAGQQDVGDAILADIARSHPMHRLLQGEVGSGKTVCAVRAMLAVVDAGGQAALLAPTEVLAQQHYRSIVDLLGPLATAGQLGGDERGTGVELLTGSMGQRERRRVLLEAASGQAGIVVGTHALLQDQVQFADLGLVVVDEQHRFGVEQRDALRAKNTAPPHVLVMTATPIPRTVAMTVYGDLDVSTLRQLPAGRSAIASHVVPATEKPAHLARCWERIREEVGKGHQAYVVCPRIGDEKPGDADDAADEADLPQRPALAVLDVAPMLEEGPLSGLRLGVLHGRLPAEEKESVMRRFAAGEYDVLVATTVIEVGVDVPNATVMAVLDAERFGVAQLHQLRGRVGRGSAPGLCLLVTDAPADAPARERLAAVAGTVDGFELSRLDLAQRKEGTILSDRQHGRTDLKLLTLLHDEDIIKAARDEAIGLVRADPDLTEHPQLAKEIEALLGEDADYLEKG
- a CDS encoding DAK2 domain-containing protein is translated as MLDAAAVRRWCRAAADDLHQVRAAIDALNVFPVPDADTGTNLHLTMVAAADAAATAEPDATWSALARAAMLGAHGNSGVILSQLLRGVAEHAPTDGASLAIALDHAAAVAYAAVGDPVEGTMLTVAQAAAAAATGTDVATVVAAAADGAWQALLATPGQLPTLAEAGVVDAGGAGLVVVLDALARVCSGATPTAEHRPRVPAPEHGVPTGVAAPRGCAYEVMYLLDADDGAVAALRERLAELGDSLVVVGGDDVWNVHVHVDDVGAAVEAAFAAGRPHRVRVTYLPDAHQPRPGGRCVVAVAATARLAELYGRCGAVPVMRSEASPDVADVCTAVGGAAEVVLVPDAAPSAVVLDSAAERLRADGLRVAVLPVRAAVQALAALAVHQPERPYDDDLVAMTTAAVGTAYAEAGGPDARRQAVEEVRRLLAGGDRELVTVLGGCDAPAGLLEGVTADLAATWPEVEAVGYEHAVPGGSLLIGVE